In a single window of the Acyrthosiphon pisum isolate AL4f chromosome X, pea_aphid_22Mar2018_4r6ur, whole genome shotgun sequence genome:
- the LOC103310056 gene encoding piggyBac transposable element-derived protein 4-like yields the protein MKRNKREIPPEFISEKNRQVGSSLSGFQNDMSLTSYVTTKKKCVIILSTMHDTVVIDPDTHKPETIMDYNSTKGGVDSVDQMCSTYSTSRKTRRWTMTVFFRILDIAGINFYKIYLANNLENNIRRTEYLKTLAISLMQEHWRERAQIWGLPKDVLTFLSDYKKPTVEINKDTRKGYCYLCGSHKNNRTNTACEKCHKNVCKNHRQQRIECSRCFEDEDLSS from the coding sequence ATGAAAAGAAATAAAAGAGAAATACCTCCCGAATTCATATCGGAAAAAAACCGCCAAGTTGGATCCAGTTTGTCAGGTTTCCAAAATGACATGTCATTGACAAGCTATGTgacgacgaaaaaaaaatgcgtgATAATTTTGTCAACAATGCATGACACGGTGGTCATCGACCCAGACACCCATAAACCTGAGACCATTATGGACTACAATAGCACAAAAGGAGGTGTCGATTCGGTAGACCAAATGTGTTCAACATACTCAACATCTAGAAAAACTAGGCGTTGGACCATGACGGTATTTTTTAGAATCTTAGACATTGCGGGTATAAATTTCTATAAGATATATCTAGCAAATAATCTCGAAAACAATATCAGAAGAACGGAATACCTGAAGACTTTGGCTATATCGTTGATGCAAGAACATTGGAGAGAACGAGCTCAGATTTGGGGCCTTCCAAAAGATGTTCTCACTTTTCTTTCCGATTACAAAAAACCgactgttgaaataaataaagatactCGAAAAggatattgttatttatgtgggtcacataaaaataataggaCAAACACTGCTTgtgaaaaatgtcataaaaatgtttgtaaaaatcatCGCCAACAAAGAATTGAATGCAGTAGGTGTTTTGAAGATGAGGATTTATCATCATGA